In one Serinus canaria isolate serCan28SL12 chromosome 2, serCan2020, whole genome shotgun sequence genomic region, the following are encoded:
- the LOC103815441 gene encoding myosin-6-like isoform X2 encodes MADAVLAALGAAAPFLRPGERERLAAQTRPFDPRSECFVPHPREEFVRGRVTGRQGGEATVQTELGETVTVKEADIHQQNPPKFDKIEDMAMLTFLHEPAVLYNLKERYASWLIYTYSGLFCVTVNPYKWLPVYNAEVVAAYRGKKRSEAPPHIFSISDNAYQNMLTDRENQSILITGESGAGKTVNTKRVIQYFASIAAIGDRKKEVTNSSKGTLEDQIIQANPALEAFGNAKTLRNDNSSRFGKFIRIHFGATGKLASADIETYLLEKSRVIFQLKAERNYHIFYQILSNKKPELLEMLLITNNPYDYSYVSQGEVTVASIDDSEELLATDSAFDVLGFTAEEKAGVYKLTGAIMHFGNMKFKQKQREEQAEPDGTEDADKSAYLMGLNSADLLKGLCHPRVKVGNEYVTKGQNVQQVYYSIGALAKAVYEKMFNWMVVRINNSLDTKQPRQYFIGVLDIAGFEIFDFNSFEQLCINFTNEKLQQFFNHHMFVLEQEEYKKEGIEWEFIDFGMDLQACIDLIEKPMGIMSILEEECMFPKASDMTFKAKLFDNHLGKSANFGKPRNVKGKPEAHFSLVHYAGTVDYNIIGWLEKNKDPLNETVVGLYQKSALKLLANLFSNYAGADAGKGKGAKKKGSSFQTVSALHRENLNKLMANLKTTHPHFVRCIIPNERKEPGVMDNPLVMHQLRCNGVLEGIRICRKGFPNRILYGDFRQRYRILNPAAIPEGQFIDSRKGAEKLLGSIDIDHNQYKFGHTKVFFKAGLLGLLEEMRDERLSRIITRIQAQARGQLMRIEFKKILERRDSLLVIQWNIRAFMGVKNWPWMKLYFKIKPLLKSAETEKEMQNMKEEFGRLKEALEKSETRRKELEEKMVSMLQEKNDLQLQVQAEQDNLNDAEERCDQLIKNKIQLEAKVKELTERLEDEEEMNAELTARKRKLEDECSELKKDIDDLELTLAKVEKEKHATENKVKNLTEEMAGLDETIAKLTKEKKALQESHQQTLDDLQAEEDKVNTLTKAKLKMEQQVDDLEGSLEQEKKVRMDLERAKRKLEGDLKLTQENIMDLENDKQQLEEKLKKKEFEINQQNSKVEDEQALALQLQKKLKELQARIEELEEELEAERTGRAKVEKLRTDLSRELEEISERLEEAGGVTSVQIELNKKREAEFQKMRRDLEEATLQHEATAAALRKKHADSVAELSEQIDNLQRVKQKLEKEKSDLKLELDDLSSNMEQLIKAKVGMEKISRTMEDQAAEHRAKLEETQRVLNDTSTQRAKLQTENGELSRQLEEKEALVSQLTRGKQSYTQQMEDLKRQLEEEIKAKNALAHALQSARHDCDLLREQYEEETEAKAELQRSLSKANSEVAQWRTKYETDAIQRTEELEEAKKKLAQRLQEAEEAVEAVNAKCSSLEKTKHRLQNEIEDLMADVERSNAAAAALDKKQRNFDKILSEWKQKFEESQMELEASQKEARSLSTELFKLKNAYEESLEHLETFKRENKNLQEEISDLTEQLGGSHKTIHELEKVRKQLDAEKLELQAALEEAEASLEHEEGKILRAQLEFNQVKADYERKLAEKDEEMEQAKRNHLRVVDSLQTSLDAETRSRNEALRLKKKMEGDLNEMEIQLSHANRVAAEAQSHLKGAQAHLKDTQLQLDDVVRANEDLKENIAIVERRNNLLQSELEEMQAVVEQTERARKLAEQELIEASERVQLLHSQNTSLINQKKKMEADISQLQTEVEEAIQECRNAEEKAKKAITDAAMMAEELKKEQDTSAHLERMKKNMEQTIKDLQMRLDEAEQLALKGGKKQLQKLEARVRELENELEAEQKRNAESIKGLRKSERRVKELSYQTEEDRKNMVRLQDLVDKLQLKVKAYKRQAEEAEEQANTNLAKFRKAQHELDEAEERADIAESQVNKLRAKSRDIGAKKGLNEE; translated from the exons ATGGCGGACGCAGTGCTGGCAGCGCTGGGGGCGGCAGCCCCGTTCCTGCGGCCAGGGGAGCGGGAACGGCTGGCAGCGCAGACCAGACCCTTCGACCCCCGCAGCGAGTGCTTCGTCCCGCACCCCCGGGAGGAGTTCGTTCGGGGACGGGTGACGGGGCGGCAAGGAGGGGAGGCCACCGTCCAGActgagctgggagag ACGGTGACGGTGAAGGAAGCTGACATTCACCAGCAGAACCCCCCCAAATTTGACAAGATTGAGGACATGGCAATGCTGACCTTCCTCCATGAGCCTGCTGTCCTCTACAACCTCAAGGAGCGCTATGCCTCTTGGTTGATCTAT ACCTACTCGGGGCTCTTCTGTGTGACTGTCAACCCCTATAAGTGGTTGCCTGTCTACAATGCCGAGGTGGTGGCTGCCTACCGGGGAAAGAAGCGGAGTGAAGCTCCCCCCCACATCTTCTCCATCTCTGACAATGCCTACCAGAACATGCTAACAG ACCGAGAGAACCAGTCCATCCTCATCAC CGGAGAATCCGGGGCAGGGAAGACAGTCAACACCAAGAGGGTCATCCAATACTTTGCCAGCATTGCTGCCATTGGCGACCGCAAGAAGGAGGTGACCAATAGCAGCAAG GGCACCCTGGAGGACCAGATCATCCAGGCCAACCCTGCCTTGGAGGCCTTCGGCAATGCCAAGACCCTCCGCAATGACAACTCCTCCCGATTT GGGAAGTTCATCCGGATCCATTTTGGGGCCACAGGGAAGTTGGCATCAGCTGACATTGAGACCT ACCTCCTGGAGAAGTCCCGTgtcattttccagctgaaggCTGAGAGGAACTACCACATCTTTTACCAGATCCTTTCCAACAagaagccagagctgctgg AGATGCTTCTCATCACGAACAACCCCTATGACTACAGTTATGTCTCCCAAGGAGAGGTGACTGTGGCCTCCATCGATGACTCTGAAGAGCTGTTGGCAACTGAC AGCGCTTTTGATGTCCTGGGCTTCACAGCTGAGGAGAAGGCTGGTGTCTATAAGCTGACAGGTGCTATCATGCACTTTGGCAACATGAAGTTCAAACAGAAGCAACGGGAAGAGCAGGCAGAACCAGATGGTACTGAAG ATGCTGACAAGTCAGCCTACTTGATGGGGCTGAACTCAGCTGATCTTCTCAAGGGGTTGTGTCACCCCCGGGTAAAGGTGGGCAATGAGTATGTCACCAAGGGGCAGAATGTCCAGCAGGTGTACTACTCCATTGGGGCCTTGGCCAAGGCTGTATATGAGAAGATGTTCAACTGGATGGTGGTGAGGATCAACAACTCCCTGGACACCAAGCAGCCAAGGCAGTACTTCATCGGTGTGCTGGACATAGCTGGATTTGAGATCTTTGAT ttCAACAGCTTCGAGCAGCTCTGCATCAACTTCACCAAcgagaagctgcagcagtttttcaACCACCACATGTTTGTGCTAGAGCAAGAGGAATACAAGAAGGAGGGCATTGAGTGGGAGTTCATTGACTTTGGCATGGACCTCCAGGCCTGCATTGACCTCATTGAGAAG CCCATGGGGATCATGTCCATCCTGGAGGAGGAATGCATGTTTCCCAAAGCCTCAGACATGACCTTCAAGGCCAAGCTCTTTGATAATCACCTGGGCAAGTCGGCCAACTTTGGGAAGCCACGCAATGTCAAGGGGAAGCCAGAGGCCCATTTCTCTCTTGTCCACTATGCTGGCACAGTGGACTACAACATCATCGGGTGGCTGGAGAAGAACAAGGACCCCCTCAATGAGACAGTGGTTGGGCTCTACCAGAAATCAGCCCTGAAGCTCTTGGCCAATCTCTTCTCCAACTATGCTGGGGCAGATGCTG ggaaggggaaaggagctAAGAAGAAAGGTTCCTCCTTTCAGACTGTCTCAGCACTGCATCGG GAGAACCTCAACAAGCTGATGGCCAACCTCAAGACCACCCACCCTCATTTTGTCCGCTGCATCATCCCCAATGAGCGGAAGGAGCCAG GTGTGATGGATAATCCTCTGGTAATGCATCAGCTGCGCTGCAATGGGGTGTTAGAGGGCATCCGCATCTGCCGCAAGGGCTTCCCCAATCGCATCCTCTATGGGGACTTCCGACAGCG GTACCGCATCCTGaaccctgctgccatccctgagGGGCAGTTCATTGACAGCCGCAAGGGCGCTGAGAAGCTCCTGGGGTCCATTGATATTGACCACAACCAGTACAAATTTGGGCACACCAAG GTCTTCTtcaaggctgggctgctgggactTCTGGAGGAGATGCGGGATGAGCGCCTCTCCCGCATCATCACCCGCATCCAGGCCCAGGCCCGAGGGCAACTCATGCGCATTGAGTTCAAGAAGATCCTGGAGCGCCG GGACTCACTGCTGGTGATCCAGTGGAACATCAGAGCCTTCATGGGAGTGAAGAACTGGCCTTGGATGAAGCTCTACTTCAAGATCAAGCCCTTGTTGAAGAGTGCTGAGACAGAGAAGGAGATgcag AACATGAAGGAAGAGTTTGGACGGCTGAAGGAAGCCCTGGAGAAGTCGGAGACCCGGCGtaaggagctggaggagaagatGGTCTCCATGCTGCAGGAGAAGAATGACCTTCAGCTCCAAGTGCAGGCT GAGCAGGACAACCTCAATGATGCTGAGGAGCGCTGTGACCAGCTGATCAAGAACAAGATCCAGCTGGAGGCCAAGGTGAAGGAGCTGACAGAGCGActggaggatgaggaagagatGAATGCAGAGCTGACAGCTAGGAAGAGGAAGCTGGAGGATGAGTGTTCGGAGCTGAAAAAAGATATTGATGATTTAGAGCTGACTCTGGCCAAGGTGGAGAAGGAGAAACATGCCACTGAGAACAAG GTCAAGAACCTCACAGAGGAGATGGCTGGGCTGGATGAAACCATTGCAAAGctaacaaaggaaaagaaggctCTGCAAGAATCTCACCAGCAGACGCTGGATgacctgcaggcagaggaagacAAAGTCAACACCCTGACAAAGGCCAAACTCAAGATGGAACAGCAAGTGGATGAC CTTGAAGGCTCCCTGGAACAGGAGAAGAAGGTCCGGATGGACCTGGAACGGGCCAAAAGGAAGCTGGAAGGTGACTTGAAGCTGACCCAGGAGAATATCATGGACCTAGAGAAtgacaagcagcagctggaggagaagctcAAGAA GAAAGAGTTTGAGATCAACCAGCAGAACAGCAAGGTTGAGGACGAGCAGGCTctggctctccagctccagaAGAAGCTGAAAGAGCTGCAG GCACGGattgaggagctggaggaggagctggaggcagagcgGACAGGCAGAGCCAAGGTGGAGAAGCTGCGCACAGACCTGTCAcgggagctggaggagatcaGTGAGCGGCTGGAGGAGGCGGGTGGTGTCACTTCAGTGCAGATCGAGCTCAACAAGAAGCGTGAGGCAGAGTTCCAGAAGATGCGGCGGGACCTGGAGGAGGCCACGCTGCAGCACGAGGCCACGGCTGCTGCGCTGCGCAAGAAGCACGCCGACAGCGTGGCCGAGCTCAGCGAGCAGATTGACAACTTACAGCGCGTCAagcagaagctggagaaggagaagagcgACCTCAAGCTGGAGCTGGATGATCTCAGCTCTAACATGGAGCAACTGATAAAGGCCAAG GTGGGCATGGAGAAGATCTCTCGCACCATGGAGGACCAGGCAGCTGAACACCGGGCCAAGCTGGAAGAGACACAAAGAGTCCTCAATGACACCAGCACCCAACGGGCCAAGCTCCAGACTGAGAATG GAGAGCTGTCTCGCcagctggaggaaaaggaggcCCTTGTCTCTCAATTAACTAGGGGCAAGCAGTCATACACCCAGCAGATGGAGGACTTGaagaggcagctggaggaggagataAAG gccAAGAATGCACTGGCCCATGCCCTCCAGTCAGCCCGGCACGACTGCGACCTTCTGAGGGAGCAGTATGAGGAGGAGACAGAGGCCAAGGCTGAGCTCCAGCGCTCACTCTCCAAGGCCAACTCTGAGGTGGCACAGTGGAGGACCAAGTATGAGACAGATGCCATCCAGCGCACTGAGGAACTGGAGGAAGCCAA GAAGAAGCTGGCCCAGcggctgcaggaggctgaggaggcAGTGGAGGCAGTCAATGCCAAGTGTTCCTCCCTGGAGAAGACCAAGCACCGTCTGCAAAATGAGATTGAGGATCTGATGGCAGATGTGGAGCGatcaaatgcagcagcagctgctttggacAAGAAGCAGAGAAACTTTGATAAG ATCTTGTCTGAGTGGAAGCAGAAGTTTGAAGAGTCACAGATGGAGCTGGAGGCATCGCAGAAAGAGGCCAGGTCACTCAGCACCGAGCTCTTCAAGCTTAAGAATGCCTATGAGGAGTCGCTTGAGCACCTGGAGACCTTCAAAAGGGAGAACAAGAATCTCCAAG AGGAGATCTCGGACCTGACGGAGCAGCTGGGTGGCAGCCATAAGACCATCCATGAATTGGAGAAGGTCCGGAAGCAGCTGGATGCTGAGAAACTGGAGCTCCAAGCTGCATTGGAAGAGGCTGAG GCTTCTCTGGAGCATGAGGAGGGAAAGATCCTGAGGGCCCAACTGGAGTTCAACCAGGTCAAGGCAGACTATGAGCGCAAGCTGGCCGAGAAGGatgaggagatggagcaggCCAAGCGCAACCACCTGCGGGTGGTGGACTCACTGCAGACCTCTCTGGATGCTGAGACCCGGAGCCGCAACGAGGCCCTGAGGCTGAAGAAGAAGATGGAGGGTGACCTCAATGAGATGGAGATTCAGCTCAGCCATGCCAACCGCGTGGCTGCTGAAGCTCAGTCCCACCTGAAAGGAGCCCAGGCTCACCTCAAG GATACCCAACTGCAGCTGGATGATGTAGTAAGAGCCAATGAAGACCTGAAGGAGAATATTGCCATCGTGGAGAGGAGAAACAACCTCCTCCAgtcagagctggaggagatgcAGGCAGTGGTGGAACAGACTGAGAGGGCCCGCAAGTTGGCCGAGCAGGAGCTGATTGAGGCCAGCGAGAGGGTCCAGCTTCTCCACTCACAG AACACCAGCCTCATCAACCAGAAGAAGAAGATGGAGGCCGACATATCCCAGCTGCAGACAGAGGTGGAAGAAGCCATCCAGGAGTGCAGGAATGCTGAGGAGAAGGCCAAGAAAGCCATCACTGAT GCGGCCATGatggcagaggagctgaagaAGGAGCAGGACACCAGCGCCCATCTGGAGCGGATGAAGAAGAACATGGAGCAGACCATCAAGGACCTGCAGATGAGGCTGGATGAGGCTGAGCAGCTGGCCCTCAAAGGGGGcaagaagcagctgcagaagctggAGGCTCGTGTGCGGGAGCTGGAGAATGAGCTGGAGGCTGAGCAGAAGCGCAATGCTGAGAGCATTAAGGGTCTCCGCAAGTCCGAGCGCCGTGTCAAGGAACTCAGCTACCAG ACAGAGGAAGATCGGAAAAATATGGTCCGGCTCCAAGACCTCGTGGACAAGCTCCAGCTGAAGGTCAAGGCCTACAAGCGACAGGCAGAAGAGGCG GAGGAACAGGCCAACACCAACCTGGCCAAGTTCCGCAAGGCGCAGCACGAGCTGGATGAGGCAGAGGAGCGTGCCGACATTGCTGAGTCCCAGGTCAACAAGCTGCGGGCCAAGAGCCGCGACATTGGAGCCAAG AAGGGACTCAATGAAGAGTGA